A window of Glycine soja cultivar W05 chromosome 13, ASM419377v2, whole genome shotgun sequence genomic DNA:
gaaaaagaagtaaacgtcAACTTTAAAGTAACTATAGTGGCTGAGTGATAGCATCAAAATCTAGGTATTTACACCGCACAATATTATGAGATTGCAGTAGCAGTGTTTGCTTTGCTCAAGTCTCAGCGATATGATGGCAGACCCAGCAAGTTTCATAGCAAGCTGGTTAACTCCTTCTTACCTCTTCATCTTGGTCAACCTCGTCATAGGCACCATAGCCATCACTTCTCGCTTCAGTTCCACGCCCAAAAACCAACAAGCCCACCACCCCCAACCACTCAGCTCCTTCAATACCCATCATCACCAACCCAACTGCACTCAGCCCCAACTCCTTCCAATACCCTCACTGTTGCAGCGAGTCACGTCCTTCAACCTCTCCCTCCACAAACACCAACCCACACCTCCAGAAACACAACATCTGCATCCCGAACCCCAACCCCAACCTGAAAAGCCGCCGGAACTGCTTCGGACTCCCTCACTCTTGGAGCGACTCAGGTCCTTCCATAATCTTTCTCTCCACAAACATGTCCAACCCGAGCCAGAGCCAGAGCCAGAACCTGAACCTGAAAAGCCGGAACTGGTTCGGAGTCCCTCGCTCTTGCAGCGGATTCAGTCCATAAACTTCTCCCATCTCTACAGATCCGACTTCAGTCACCGAGATGATGAGGATCCGGATTCGGGTTCGGATCCGGGTCGCGGTTCGGGAAAGGCGGCGGAGATGAGGAAATCGGCGAGCGTGAGAGGGGGTTTGACGAATAGCGAGTGGGAGGAGGTCGAGAAGCGGAGGCCGCAGACGGCGAGGCCGGTTGAAACGACGACGTCGTGGAGAGAAGACGAAGAAGTAGACGCCAAAGCTGACGATTTCATCAACAGGTTCAAGAAACAGTTGAGGTTGCAGAGGATTGATTCCCTTCTCCGTTACAGAGGAGGTAACTCATCATGAGTAAAGAAAAACCCGCCCTAATCTTCCTTGCGCCTGCGTCGTTGCCTCAAGTTGTTCTGACGTTAAAGTTTGTTGGTTTTCAAATGTTTGTATAGTACTGCGTGCTACTAGGTTGGTGTGGCAAAGTTCTTGTCTTAGTAATCATGTCATGTATGtctaatattaataatagaCTTGTGTAGGCATACAcaaattgataataaatttgatattattaataaatttaatattaattaaatgagtaaatataaatatataattatacgagacgatatatttttttaacatcatttgtttcatacttaaatataaattcaaattatgaataacttaattaaaaaacacaaaatcctGTCACTTAATTGTGGATAATAATACTACAAGAAACAGGCGCGTAGTGGCCAACTACGTACTTCACGTCACAAAAAATTACTGTACAAGATTCTACCTTCCATCATGCATGCcactttttgtttaacaaaatttagaggattattatagatattttatgttatattttttaattaaaattatacttaCTCTTTTAATAATTGACATGTAAAAAGTACGTCAAGAAGGTAAATAGTGACACTACGGATAAAACAATTATCAGtgacattcaatttttttttaaaaaagcaattaatgtaaaaaagaattatatattattttacttctgcatgttgtaacaaaaaaaatatattagtgtaacaaaaaaaatactgctGCATATGTCAATGAAAATTATGGTAAAAACATTTGATTAGTTTTATTAATGTGAATGTAtcattttgttaataaattctttttgatattattgagtttataacttttaaagcATTTGTTGAtcttataattctttttcttctataggcaaaatattttttgatctTATCCGTCCATGCAGGAGCTGATTAGGACTCGTccattcaggaaaaaaaaaaaaaaaaaaaactgattaggAGTCgtgaatttttgtttcaatatttcTTATCATTAAAAGGATTAACGACTTTTGGTCAAGATCAAATTAGCTTTTTGAAAAACGCAATGACTATAACCTAACTTTGCCTGCTTGTATTTTGGAATAATTGACTTTTTGTCATTTGATTTACTTATTGGAAAATACTAACAAGTATCTTAATCATATTGGTTGAAGGAtcgaaagtaaaaataattttattgaaaggtgaaaatttaagttatttatcatctttttatattttcttatactttATATCACAGATATTTTATCTTAGGAAATACTAGCTATGCTCTCTCAAAGACTCTCTtttggttataattttttatcttaggAAATACTAGCTATGCTCTCTCAAAGACTCTCTTTtggttataattttttgaaattattaattttagtgagttttgattcttatttaatataaatcaggaaatataattattaaatgagaataaaaatctaccaaaatttgaaattttcaacaaattataaccaatcataaaaaaaatctttgaaagaGAGAATTAGAGTAAAGAATGCAACTAACAtttatgttttccttttttaattcctttaatCAATGACATACATCAGAGTATTAATTAGCAAGACACTtactcatttaatatttttctcacaAAACTATTATAGGGTGTACAtgtcaaattacaaatttacCCAAAAGGTAAAACTTACTTCCATCTAACATGAATTTAATTCCATGACACCATAAGTTTTTTCGAACTCTGAAATCAACATgagataataattataatgaataaaataagttttaaaatttgataaacaGTGTCGTTCTCATTCGATGCGGTGATAGAAAAATCCAATTATGGTATCTGcaaaattgtatatatatatatatatatatatataacaaccaCAAATTTATTCACACAACAAAAGAATATTCCAGTAAATAAAACATCAACACTTCATGACATTATATTCTTGAACAAACAATTATCATAAACATAACTTAGTGATTCTCATAATCACTAGACTCAATTTTTTAGTTGTCAGAACCGGATATATCACacattctttaaaatatttatgagttCGTATTCATGCAGTGACATCTTAGTGTCTTTTCCATCGTAGATGGAAGTATCCAGAATCTGAATCTCTCTCCCTCCCATCCTAGATGGAGATATCTCATGTCTCTTCCTCATCTCACATGAAAATATctcatgtatatttaattttcaaaataaaatacagaCTATCACCActttttaaaacatcatttcagaTAACTACCAAATAAAGTCATACCCCAAATTATAACATCTTATAAGTCAATTAATAATTAGTTATGAACTAAAACTCACGCAtgtatcaaaatatatttttgttgatatATGATAACTAAACACAACTCAAGCAagttaattaatgaattttcaAATAAGTTCCAAGATTTAATATACATCAAGTGAAAATTTCTACATTGCAATATCCTTTtctgtaaaattaaattaaatcccaTGCATAGTAAAAATTACATGTTTGTATGATTATATCAAAGACTTAAATACTTTTACGCAAAAATACCACAAAATCCAAATATTACAATCATCACAAGATTAATTTATGCAAGGATCAATGTAACAACTTATCAATTTATGATCAGTAAACTcaagaaaatactttttttaaaatctataccatgaaagtttagaaaaaaaaattgttttactcACTTCTTGAAGTACATATTAATTCATGTGTTCTTTGcttattatttctcttttccatttaatggatcaacaaaattttctttgtttcttctttcttctcacaCTTATATGATCTActaattttctatatttttgagAGAGACCGACTATAAAAttttaggagaaaaaaattgtttatccttatataatataaaagtatatgATTTAAGATTGGATCACTTGAGACATATTCTCTATAAATTTGACTAATAagatctttctttatctttttctattatattatctagatttatcaaattattaacattatctaatattttattttctttcaagataTATTAAGATAAAACATGATAAGATTTAAATCATTCTCAATgatctagaaattcaaatataaCAAATAGCTTATATCTTATCAAAACTAGATATACAATGTTATAttactataataattatattcacAAATTCAAcccctaatttttttaatgataaaataatgatttaacatgatcaattttaaataaaacaattaaaatatacataactaaaactaataaaaattgttatattaaaattttaggatATTACAACACCCattcttaaatataagattttttaaaaaatttatgttcttttcattataagattatttccagtattaattattttttatcaaaatattttaaattaatttataatgaatggtaaaaattaataagataaattaatttGCTCTCTTGTGAGAATTTAAAATGATGActaaaacatattaattaaataggaaaagagtaattaattttgaaaaaaattgagataataaATACCAATAACTTTAAggatgattttgaaaaataatataaattattaaatatttaatattactaactaagttaatcaatttttttaaagggtTTGCATCATAGTTGTGAAACCTAGTTTGATCATTGACCTGGTCGAAGTAGTGGGTCAGTAGGTTAATAATTCAATCAATGAGTCAGTAATTGGTTCGatttaatatgtatatattaaaaatttaaaactatatatacatatacatatatatatacatatacatatatatatatatatatatatatatattctatataagtatataactaatattttttaagtaaaaaaagttcATCCATACACCAAAActtaaaataacaattgataATAATGAAATATCAAAATGACGTTATAGAggtgatcaatttttttttttttgtaaaaccgACTGGATCGGACCAGTTTAATTGAGATCCGGTAACCTGACCAGTCAGATTATCCTAAATCAATTGTATAATCAATCCAATAGTAGAATTGACTCGATTAGGTCATTGGATCCGGATTAGACCGGTCGAGCCAAACCGGATTTCATAAGTATGATTTGCattagttaaaacttaaaagagtGTGattcaggaaaaaaataaataaatttaaaagagtCTTAAAAGAGGGGAGGATAGAGGTTCCTTTTTTATGATTTCGGTCCACGGATCGACCTACCTTTGAGTGGCAAATTTCCCTCAGAGGATTCCATTTAGAAAGTATTTACTAAACAAGGTCTCTTTTTAAACTATTTATAAAAGGGGTTCGTTTTTACAAGGAAGCCGCAGGAGCTACTGGCGATATAGGCTGATCCTGCATGCCGCCATTCTCATTGGCGAATCTGGTGACGTGGAGAGCAGCTTGCAGAGGCAGCATAAGGTGACAGGAGGCCAGCTTTTTCTGAGCACGCTATTACTAATGCGAGAATAGCTTGTCGTGTTTCGCTTCTAGCACCTGCGATATATAGTTTTTATGAGCAAATAGTTTTTATATAGCTTTTTTGAGCATAGATAGTTTTTATGtattatgttattaatattataaaaaaattatttgtgttaataggtattctaagcctaggttagttagtatgaaaatattatcatgtaaatatttttaaggcagaaaaaatatcaacaaagacttataaataattaattgtaataaaaataacttcaaaataaaaattctaattacaaaaattaatatacaaacttcagcttaaaattttattctaacaaaCCTAAGCTTAGAATACCTattaacacaaataatttttttataatattaataatagaatacataaaaactatttatgctcagaaaaagttatataaaaactatttgctcataaaaattatatatcgcAGGTGCTAGAAGCGAAACACAGCAAGCTATTCTCGCTATTAGTAATAGTGATATATGCTCCAAAAAAACTGGCCTCCTGCAACCTACTCCTGCCTCTACAAGCTGCTCTCCACATCACCAGATTCGCCAATGAGAATGGCGACATGCAGGAACAACCTACATTGTCAGTGGCTCCCGTGACTTCTTTGTAAAAATGAACCCCTTTTGTAAATAGTTTAAAAAGAGACTCCGTTTAATAAATACTTTCTAAATGGAATTCTCAAATTTGCCCCTTTGAGTTCTTCATGAGAGACCATTGTGGTTTGGGGCTTATTAACTATTGGGCTAGCCTCGTTTGGTTACAAATACACCcgcattattcaacaattaaacacaaaaaacaaaaaccattAACCAacatttatagtattttttatcaatcgaaaaacatttttttcttctctttgtccatcaaattttaattgaacGAGTATTATCTTGCTATAAAATTCTATTCCACTGGGTCCAAGCATATTTAACTAGATACATatcaagtttaaaattaaaaatcctaTTAAAATTCAACTTTATTATTAGTTCAGTAGACTTTAATTAGATTCACGAATCACAATGATGGTGATTGTACTATTTCAAGAAATATTTTGTGCAATCTTATATGGACCACCGGAAGACAAATAGTAGTTTGCCAACCATACGTATTCCCGTTTAAGGGTGACGGTCCCAGTCGGAAGCTTAGTTCAACTCTCAGAAATttcctctagttttttttttctttctacacTACACACCTGAGATACATGTTTTAGATGTATGTGAGATTAATTACGACTTAATTAAACTTTTCCAAGTGTCaagttttttcttaatattgGTATCGACCAACGTATCGACGATTGTTAACAACAGTGACATAAGACCTGTTTGGATATAAAGTATAAAGTGCTTATAAAAGCTTCTCtgttgaaaatatataaaaaaattcagtaaGAAAACTGTCAAAAACTTTTAACTTTGTATCCAAACATACTCATAATTAAACTTATCATGTAATCAAATTGTGCCTCAATTTTTCAATACATAAATAAACGAACATGAAAAATCATCATTTGGTTATTCCCCCAaggctctttttatttttttaatgggaAACTTCCTTTTCTTCCCAAAGTTGGAAGAAATTCATAGTTGACATGGGAGCTATGGCATACGGTTCAGTACTTATACAACGTATTTTTATCCTATCTTGTATTCGTTAATTTTGGTTCAGCACGTGgaaaatcatttattaattcTATTCTTCAAACACAATTCAACTGCATTAATTATATAACGTTTACCACATATATACGTGATGAAGTGTAAAGGCTAGGTGTTAGACTGGACTTTATAAGTTGTATAAAATCTCCCTGAATGCATGTAACTTCAAATAGCATTTAGTGTAAGGAAAAGATTGTTATAAAACCATAATTTAATTGTGAACCAAGAgattatcattataaaaaacaaagtcAATGAACCACACATATATTCATACCAGTGCTAATATAATTGAGCAAGTGTGGACTTTTATTAGATGGtcaatatttatgatttttctaaCCTAATATATTCATAATAATTTCTCTGTCAGAAATGTTTTCCGGCACAGGGAATTGTAAGAAACTGATTTGCATGTTCAAACACCTCGAGTATCATATGGATACATACACAATATTCTTATCAattgtttaacaaaaattatcGGTTGACTTTTGATAAAGTATCACACGTTACACCAGtcattaaattaatatgaataaaagaaaacacaaagtgCAATCTTTCAACATTTGACTATGATTTTAAACTGTCCAAGAGGACTAAATAATGTGGTGATCGGCGAAAAACATAAGGCAACTAAACAAGTGGATGAAAATCCAAGTTTCTAGCCTAAAGCGTGcaaatgaaaaaggaaatttATAGATCCAAGATTGCAACATAAAAGGCATACAAATCAAAGCAACATACATAAACTACAATATAGCAGACCACGACGtggttacattaaaaaattagtagCCTCTTCCAGCCTCATCAagtttcctatatatatatgtaactgAACAAGAACACTTTCATAGCCAATTAATTCAAAGCAATAGTAGTGCATTAAccaaattctcttgatctcaaAAATGacaagttattataaaatttcaaaagctTTGATTGTGCTATGTTTAAGCTGTATAGTGTTGATCACACAGGCACAATCACGAACATGGTCATTTCTCCAAGCACCAAAAGAAATAACCCTTAAGCTTATTCGTGACCCCGTGACCCTTTCACTAGCCTCAACTGATTATGGCCACATAGTTCATGACAACCCTTTTGCAATATTTGCTCCATCTTCCATTAGTGACATCTCACTCTTGATAAATTTCTCAAATTCTCTGGCCATCCCTATCACCATAGCTCCTAGAGGGCAAGCCCACTCGATTCATGGACAAGCCATGACAAATGATGGGGTTGTGGTGAACATGACTGAGTTGAATGGCTTTAGAAATGGTGATGGGATTATAGTAGTGTCTGATGACACAACAGCTACAACTATTGGTCCATATGCTGACGTGGGTGGTGAACAAATTTGGATTGATGTGTTGCATGCAACACTTGAGCGTGGGCTTACACCCCTCTCTTGGACTGATTACTTGTACTTATCGGTTGGTGGAACTCTCTCCAATGCTGGGATAAGTGGCCAAACCTTCAGGTTTGGTCCCCAGATTTCCAATGTTCATGAATTGGATGTTGTTACAGGTATGTATTGATtattctcttccttaattaataacttttccaaatgattttttttaaatctttacatcatcttcattaattataattgaattaaCACAAAGAACTTACACAAAAATGATCGAAAATCAGTGACGCGGAGAGGGAAAGAGTCAAAGATTGGAGGCGTTCCTCTTATTCTCTTGCGCACACACACGCACGTATATAAACATGAATAGGTTTATATGGCtgaattgtaaattttataatctatattacatttaaaaatcatataataatcTAAAACTATTCGATATTTCGTTTGCAAAATTAATGCAATATATATTTAGATTCTTATAACTTCATTgacttaatttaatatatttttaaaatatataaaaataataattatttaatttgattactaTTGTTTGATTTCATAATATTTTCTCTAAACAATTATGACTTTATGGttagaatgataaaaataatatcttatatgaagttattgaataaaataatattgtcaaAGTATGAAACAATTCATcctctcttaaaaaaaattgggggaAGGATCAAACAATAGCTTCATATCACATATACGTCAACACTATGGAACAAATATGCAATAAATAGTTCTTCTATATGACTatccaatttttaaaatttcatgaatAAATCCATTATACTAAGACTCCTTGAACATATATCTAaggtatattattaaaaaattaaaagtcagATAAATGGGATTCATTAAATCAactcaaaattaattcaatgaaACAAGTTGATTAAGCTAACTTGATTGGTCACATCATATCTTTACAGAAGATTTTAAAGTTGTCTCTTTATGAAGTATGAATTGACCATGTCATTAAAAATTTGCGTAGGGTTGAGATTTATTTGCTAGGTTCAAAATCTTATATCAAGTATGAATTGACCATGTCATTAAAAAATTGCGTAGGGTTGAGATTTATTAGTTTTTCGGAATTTGCTAGGTTCAAAATCTTATGATGTCTAATGGAAGCTTATctctttatttacaaattacaacATAGACATGTCCATCgtcaaagttaattaaaaatatatgcgCGTgctgtaatatatattttatctatcCCTAACAGAAAAGAGCAAATGTCTATTTTTTCTagctactattattattattattattgaaatctAGCTTATCTTTTGCTTAGAATTTTAGCATGAAAAAAATAGGGGTACTGGGAGAAGGTGGGGGTTGATCTGCGGTTTGGATTATAACTTATTCAACAGAAAAATGTCTTTTGGGTTTCTTCActatattattgtaatttagTTTCCGTGTGCAACTTTGTTTATGGTTGATTCCTTAACAGTCTAATAAAATCGAACCTATAATATTAGACATGAAAAAATACAGTATAAAATTAAACTGAATGTAATTGTCACGTGACTTCATCATATATTTACCAAGATTCCATATCAATCAATGATTACATCAAAGGTAGGTAGACTGCGACATGATATATACTAACACTGTTTATTATCCTATTCGACCGGCTCTGATTGTATACGCTAATAATTTCTGTCGACCAATCTTTAGGTCTTAAATAAGTCGTCAGCCAACAAATTGTCAGCACGCACTCTTGCTtctctttcaaatatttttccattttattgaaaactctccaaattaacaatttaagatTATTATTTCCCTGCTTAATTTAGGgaaaaatcactttaaaaagTAGAAGTCAACTCTCATTTAAGTCTAAGGAAACTAGGAAAGATCTAAACTCCTGAATTTTCGATTTTTGCCATTTGGTAGTGTGGCAAGTTTACTGAGTAttcatttattcaaataatGTATTACATATTTAATGGCTGCGGTAAGACAATTGAGAAatggtcttcaactggtaatataaataatgatctaaaaattaattaaatgtaattaaagTTTATGCGTATTTAGCTATATATAATCTTGATCTTGGTGTAAATACATATACGAATACGAAGTAGTCAATATGAAACTAAaagaatgatgatgatgacgtaaaaaaataaacagaaacatTTATTCTTGGACTCTTTAGTATATCTAAATGTTTATTGAAAAGAAgggattttgttttttatacatccctaattattattttttggaaagCAGAAAACACATTTATTGAAGCAAGAAACGTGTTTCACTTATTAGAAATGGAGCACACGGTTTTCATTTTTGTCAAATTTGTATATgatttttctgttatttatttcttttgtaatatacattttttcattGGGTACACTTGATACACATGCTTACACTTTGGCTTCAATAGGGAAAGGAGACCTAGTGACATGTTCTGCGGAGAACAACTCGGAGTTATTTTACGCCGTTCTGGGAGGTTTAGGCCAATTTGGAATTATAACCAGGGCAAGAATAGCTCTTGGACCAGCACCAACGAGGGCAAGTATCATGcatcttcttttatttattttataatataatactgATCATTTGAAAGAGtataagtaaaacaaaaaaattgacaaattccatgcatatatatatatatatatatatatatggttagtAAGTCACAATCACACTTAGTTGTTTGCTAGTATTTCACAATTACGTGCCAAAAACtcagaaaaatatttacaataaatgATAAATCTTCATTATGAcccttaattaataaaaaaaatcttttgcttaaccgCTTGCAGGTGAAGTGGCTCCGTTTGCTTTACAACAACTTCTCTGCATTTTCTGGAGACCAAGAATACTTAATCTCAGTCAATGGAAGAAAT
This region includes:
- the LOC114382708 gene encoding pathogen-associated molecular patterns-induced protein A70-like, producing the protein MMADPASFIASWLTPSYLFILVNLVIGTIAITSRFSSTPKNQQAHHPQPLSSFNTHHHQPNCTQPQLLPIPSLLQRVTSFNLSLHKHQPTPPETQHLHPEPQPQPEKPPELLRTPSLLERLRSFHNLSLHKHVQPEPEPEPEPEPEKPELVRSPSLLQRIQSINFSHLYRSDFSHRDDEDPDSGSDPGRGSGKAAEMRKSASVRGGLTNSEWEEVEKRRPQTARPVETTTSWREDEEVDAKADDFINRFKKQLRLQRIDSLLRYRGGNSS
- the LOC114381795 gene encoding cytokinin dehydrogenase 3-like, producing the protein MTSYYKISKALIVLCLSCIVLITQAQSRTWSFLQAPKEITLKLIRDPVTLSLASTDYGHIVHDNPFAIFAPSSISDISLLINFSNSLAIPITIAPRGQAHSIHGQAMTNDGVVVNMTELNGFRNGDGIIVVSDDTTATTIGPYADVGGEQIWIDVLHATLERGLTPLSWTDYLYLSVGGTLSNAGISGQTFRFGPQISNVHELDVVTGKGDLVTCSAENNSELFYAVLGGLGQFGIITRARIALGPAPTRVKWLRLLYNNFSAFSGDQEYLISVNGRNETNAADYVEGFLLLNQPPQDLSFYPEPDHPRITSLVTQYGIIYVIELVKYYDNSTQEHVDEDVNFWVEELKFVPTFMFEKDVSYEEFLNRVHADELFLRSQGLWDIPHPWLNLFVPASRISDFDEGVFKGIILQQNITAGLVIIYPMNRTKWDDNMSAVTPHDDVFYVVSFLHSTGFDKLEEFQAQNQQILQFCANAGIGIKQYLPQNKTREEWEKQFGPKWKTFKERKAQFDPNSILSPGQGIFN